The following coding sequences are from one Candidatus Nitrohelix vancouverensis window:
- a CDS encoding gamma carbonic anhydrase family protein yields the protein MIHTYKDKTPILHPSVFLADGACVIGDVEMQEWSSVWFNAVVRGDVHYIRIGKRTNIQDGCVLHVSRGKYPLILGDDITVGHNVTLHACTIKDRCLIGMGAVVMDGAVVGEDAIVGAGSLVTARTVIPPRTMAIGSPAKVKRELTDEEVLSIRESAEHYVGDVRDYRPEY from the coding sequence ACACTTATAAAGATAAAACGCCGATCCTGCATCCCAGCGTGTTTCTTGCCGATGGCGCCTGCGTGATCGGCGACGTGGAAATGCAGGAATGGAGTAGCGTCTGGTTCAACGCCGTTGTGCGCGGCGATGTGCATTACATACGCATTGGCAAGCGCACCAATATTCAGGACGGTTGCGTCCTGCATGTGTCGCGCGGCAAGTACCCCCTCATTTTGGGAGACGACATCACGGTCGGGCACAACGTCACCTTGCACGCCTGCACCATCAAGGACCGTTGTTTGATCGGCATGGGCGCGGTGGTGATGGACGGCGCCGTGGTGGGCGAAGACGCGATCGTCGGCGCCGGCTCGCTGGTGACGGCGCGAACGGTGATCCCGCCGAGGACCATGGCGATCGGTTCTCCGGCAAAGGTGAAACGGGAATTGACGGACGAAGAGGTATTGAGTATTCGCGAATCGGCGGAGCATTATGTGGGCGACGTCCGTGATTACCGCCCCGAATATTAA
- a CDS encoding MMPL family transporter has product MKSVLKFIFRKIIHPYPFWILAIALALSGLSLWYASGLQLNSRMDRLLPQSLPLIQDFNKVVAKTGGSGPLAVVLEDLEQVQAEKIIEDLTPRLRKVPGVQFVDSKLPVEFLEDRQLVMATRRNLLELEALMDEAVNYAREQFGGLFITGAENFDSERLQAFADEFHIFDSLNPYYAGKRKEGFYARKQSTRNFYIFIQPLGTVTDTGFTERFVEQIQATIDDSGWTQKVPGLNIKLTGSLIVRIEENTTIVRDLTRSAIVAAGLAIFIIGIYTRSLFALPLIFFPLFLSMTYTFALTRLWVGELNMISGFLVAILLGLGIDYGIHLYIRFKQELLKGQPIADSAELVITQVGRSGMMAMLTTASIFSILITADFKGFSEFGQIATIGIFSAFISYLFLFPALILVFDKIHWLRKPQPRVFNLNITNLYSNTPYFLTALFLLLTITSLFLIPDIKFEYDFRNLRGESPAADYETATTEDFGYAFSPTVVLASDKEHLFHIHQALEKIKLKHREESTIGVVHSLNLFSRKEYDSKQDVIEQIQENFKLDEDIILLSLGKKRLDRLKELLYADPFNEDKIPPLLIKKFTAGDEYLALIFSPAKKNFFDIRNIYQLETEVAELRERLAKQDIEVAILNENLLAAKVMDWVKERGPQAFATALGVVFLLLLLDLRNFSHALKTFLPLVAGLSLTGALMALFQIKLNFINFVMLPSIVGIMIDHCIYLTHHILDYNPEKTIQSIKETGSAIILSALTTLSGYASLNVAGHAGIRSIASVVELGIITCTACALFMLPALFELGHHQLKFKRKEKSKKL; this is encoded by the coding sequence ATGAAATCCGTCCTTAAATTCATATTCAGGAAGATCATTCATCCCTATCCATTCTGGATTCTGGCGATCGCTCTCGCTTTGAGCGGGCTTTCGCTCTGGTATGCCTCAGGGTTGCAACTCAACTCGCGGATGGATCGACTCCTGCCGCAGAGCCTTCCTCTCATACAGGATTTCAACAAAGTCGTGGCGAAGACCGGCGGCTCCGGCCCGCTGGCCGTTGTTCTCGAAGATCTGGAACAGGTGCAGGCGGAAAAAATCATAGAAGATTTGACTCCGCGCCTGCGCAAAGTACCCGGCGTTCAATTCGTCGATTCCAAACTGCCCGTCGAATTCCTTGAAGACCGCCAACTGGTCATGGCCACCCGACGCAACCTGCTCGAACTGGAAGCGCTGATGGATGAAGCCGTGAATTATGCGCGCGAACAATTCGGCGGCCTGTTCATTACCGGAGCGGAAAATTTCGACTCGGAGCGTCTCCAGGCCTTTGCCGACGAGTTCCACATCTTCGACTCACTCAACCCTTATTACGCGGGAAAGCGCAAAGAGGGTTTCTATGCGAGGAAACAAAGCACCCGAAATTTTTATATTTTCATTCAGCCCTTGGGAACGGTGACCGACACCGGATTCACCGAACGCTTCGTTGAACAAATTCAGGCAACCATTGACGATTCCGGCTGGACTCAAAAAGTTCCCGGCTTGAACATCAAGCTGACCGGGTCGCTCATCGTCCGCATCGAAGAGAACACGACGATCGTTCGCGATTTGACTCGCTCTGCAATCGTCGCGGCGGGACTGGCGATTTTCATCATCGGTATTTACACGCGATCGCTCTTCGCCCTGCCGCTCATCTTTTTTCCGCTGTTCCTGTCCATGACCTACACCTTCGCCCTGACCCGGCTCTGGGTGGGCGAATTGAATATGATTTCAGGGTTTCTGGTCGCGATTCTTCTCGGCTTGGGAATCGATTACGGAATCCATTTATACATTCGTTTCAAACAGGAATTGCTCAAAGGTCAGCCCATCGCCGACTCGGCGGAACTGGTCATCACCCAGGTCGGACGCTCGGGAATGATGGCCATGCTCACCACCGCGAGTATTTTCTCCATACTCATCACCGCCGATTTCAAAGGCTTCTCCGAGTTCGGGCAGATCGCAACAATAGGAATTTTTTCCGCATTTATCTCGTACCTTTTTTTATTTCCAGCGCTGATCCTGGTCTTCGACAAGATCCACTGGCTGCGCAAGCCGCAACCTCGAGTTTTCAATCTGAATATCACCAATCTCTATTCCAACACGCCCTACTTTCTAACGGCTTTATTTCTGCTCCTGACGATCACCAGCCTGTTTCTGATCCCGGACATCAAGTTTGAATACGACTTCAGGAACTTACGCGGGGAATCGCCTGCGGCGGACTACGAAACGGCAACCACTGAAGATTTTGGATATGCGTTCTCCCCGACCGTCGTGCTGGCTTCGGACAAGGAACATCTGTTCCACATCCACCAGGCTCTGGAAAAAATAAAATTGAAACACCGCGAAGAATCGACCATCGGCGTGGTCCATTCCCTCAACCTGTTCAGCCGGAAGGAATACGATTCCAAACAGGACGTGATTGAGCAGATACAGGAAAATTTCAAGCTGGATGAGGACATCATTCTTTTATCACTCGGCAAGAAACGGCTGGATCGTTTGAAGGAACTGCTTTACGCCGACCCCTTCAACGAAGATAAAATCCCGCCGCTCCTGATAAAGAAATTCACAGCGGGGGATGAGTACCTTGCCCTGATTTTCTCACCCGCCAAAAAGAATTTTTTTGATATCCGCAATATCTATCAATTGGAAACAGAGGTGGCGGAACTCCGGGAACGTTTGGCCAAGCAAGACATCGAGGTCGCCATACTCAACGAGAACCTGCTCGCCGCAAAAGTCATGGACTGGGTGAAGGAACGCGGGCCGCAAGCCTTCGCGACTGCGCTGGGAGTGGTGTTTCTGCTACTGCTTCTGGACCTGAGGAATTTTTCTCACGCTCTGAAAACCTTTTTGCCCCTTGTGGCCGGTCTGTCGCTTACCGGCGCGCTGATGGCCCTGTTCCAGATTAAACTCAATTTTATCAATTTTGTCATGTTGCCGTCCATTGTCGGCATCATGATCGACCATTGCATTTACCTGACCCACCACATTCTCGACTACAATCCTGAAAAAACAATTCAGTCGATCAAGGAAACGGGAAGCGCGATCATTCTCTCCGCGCTGACCACGCTCTCCGGCTACGCCAGCCTCAACGTCGCCGGGCACGCCGGTATACGCTCCATTGCATCCGTTGTGGAGCTGGGCATCATCACCTGCACCGCCTGCGCCCTGTTCATGCTACCGGCTCTTTTTGAACTGGGCCATCATCAGTTGAAATTCAAACGCAAAGAAAAATCCAAAAAACTGTAG
- a CDS encoding CDP-alcohol phosphatidyltransferase family protein: MSESSSTDHVLKDIVEPVNRYFHVPVSARIVSWLCQTRATPNQVSYTSILLGILSGLAFMSGGHFGMFWGGVLLELSLILDCVDGQLARATGQSSEWGRLLDGIGGYVAYLAVVFGITYSLPEFTGALAVVTVVCIMKAICFDYCKQYFTARVQEGTDGSRADVLKTYQKWSQSQSGILKVYFYYLQLQQWVFHGRWSSINDYSLEDERKASEEILTQEERNAFYLKTRPLTRIWRWNGHEFCLFLLAAFSLFDLLPMLLTPLAVVMTVQFFLTLALHRMLLPNEIRP, encoded by the coding sequence ATGTCCGAATCCAGCTCTACCGACCATGTTCTGAAAGACATTGTCGAACCCGTCAATCGTTACTTCCATGTTCCCGTTTCCGCGCGAATCGTTTCCTGGCTCTGCCAGACGCGAGCGACGCCGAACCAGGTCAGCTACACCTCAATTCTGCTCGGCATTTTGTCGGGACTGGCCTTCATGAGCGGCGGCCACTTTGGAATGTTCTGGGGCGGCGTTCTCCTTGAACTGTCGCTGATACTCGATTGCGTGGACGGGCAACTCGCCCGCGCCACCGGCCAGTCCAGCGAATGGGGCAGACTGCTCGACGGCATCGGCGGCTACGTTGCCTATCTCGCCGTCGTCTTTGGCATCACTTATTCATTGCCCGAATTCACCGGGGCGCTCGCTGTCGTCACCGTCGTCTGCATCATGAAAGCCATTTGCTTCGATTACTGCAAACAATATTTCACCGCCCGCGTGCAAGAGGGAACCGACGGCTCGCGCGCCGACGTTCTGAAGACCTACCAGAAATGGAGCCAATCGCAATCCGGCATTTTAAAAGTGTATTTTTACTATCTGCAACTTCAACAATGGGTCTTTCACGGACGCTGGTCCTCAATCAACGATTATTCTTTAGAAGACGAGCGTAAGGCTTCGGAAGAAATATTGACGCAGGAAGAAAGAAACGCATTCTATTTAAAGACGCGACCTTTGACCCGCATCTGGCGATGGAACGGACATGAGTTTTGTCTGTTTTTGCTGGCGGCATTCAGCCTGTTCGACTTACTCCCGATGCTTCTAACGCCGCTCGCAGTCGTGATGACGGTTCAGTTTTTCCTGACCCTGGCGCTCCACCGCATGTTACTACCCAATGAAATCCGTCCTTAA
- a CDS encoding NAD(P)-dependent oxidoreductase has protein sequence MSSLPSLKGSIACITGASGFIGGILADALADLGCEVRILARPTSDLQWIDRKRIRVFIGDLTGEIPEDWIQGAHYVFHCAGLTKAKTRADFFRGNAEACDKLFALCSRHAGDLKKIVHLSSLAAVGPATPESPADETTPCQPVTHYGQSKWKGEQIALRWADTLPIVILRPPIVYGPREKNFFTFIQSLAKGWNIQIGRASKRFSMIHVADLTRAMILAALAPAHQDKVWFVTDGGAHSWDDIATAALKNLNRPARKITIPESALTGVAILTEAIYLFRKDAPLLDRQRMIDIRQSCWVASPNKFFKQFAFSPQYPLESGLLHAISWYRDNHWL, from the coding sequence ATGAGTTCACTCCCAAGTCTTAAGGGCTCCATCGCCTGCATCACCGGAGCATCCGGTTTCATCGGCGGGATTTTAGCCGACGCCCTGGCAGACCTGGGTTGTGAAGTGCGCATCCTTGCCCGCCCAACCAGCGACCTGCAGTGGATCGACCGCAAACGCATTCGCGTGTTCATAGGAGATTTGACCGGCGAAATACCGGAAGATTGGATTCAGGGAGCGCATTATGTGTTCCATTGCGCAGGTTTGACTAAAGCTAAAACGCGGGCCGATTTTTTCCGAGGCAACGCCGAGGCGTGCGACAAGCTGTTTGCGCTGTGTAGCCGACACGCTGGCGACCTGAAAAAAATCGTGCATCTGAGCAGTCTCGCCGCAGTGGGTCCGGCGACGCCTGAGTCCCCGGCGGACGAAACGACTCCCTGCCAGCCCGTCACCCATTACGGGCAATCCAAATGGAAGGGCGAACAAATTGCGCTCCGCTGGGCCGACACATTGCCGATCGTTATCCTGCGCCCTCCCATCGTGTACGGACCCAGAGAGAAAAATTTCTTCACCTTCATTCAATCTCTGGCAAAAGGATGGAATATCCAGATCGGTCGCGCTTCAAAACGCTTTTCGATGATCCATGTCGCCGACCTGACCCGCGCCATGATCCTTGCGGCCCTGGCCCCGGCGCATCAGGATAAGGTCTGGTTCGTCACCGACGGCGGCGCGCATAGCTGGGACGACATCGCAACGGCAGCGCTCAAAAATCTGAATCGCCCGGCGAGAAAAATCACCATTCCCGAATCGGCTTTGACCGGCGTTGCAATCCTCACCGAAGCCATTTATCTGTTCCGCAAGGACGCGCCCCTGCTGGATCGCCAGCGAATGATCGATATTCGACAAAGTTGCTGGGTCGCCTCGCCAAATAAATTTTTCAAACAATTCGCATTCAGTCCGCAGTATCCATTAGAATCGGGACTGCTTCACGCCATTTCATGGTACCGAGATAATCACTGGTTATAA
- a CDS encoding pyridoxal phosphate-dependent aminotransferase family protein produces the protein MAHLRAPSAKGEGILEKCKTYNAPDQAKELGIYPYFRAIEDTSGSRVVIEGKNAVTVSTNNYLGLANDKRVIEAAKAALDRFGAGCTGSRFLNGTLSLHKILEKELAEFLHREDAIVMSTGFQANQGTISCLLGRKDIAFSDRENHASIYEGCAVSPGKTVRYQHNDMHHLEYYLKKYRDVPGKMIITDTVFSMSGDIANLPSIVKLARDYGAIVLADEAHGLGVLGEAGRGVTNYYNLEKEIDLYVGTFSKSLGSIGGFISASSKVAEYIRHKASAFIFTAALPPASVAGVTAALDIMQKEPERLTQLGENTSYVKKGFFDMGFQINNNPVPIVPIKIGDEALTLYLNQLLFEDGVFAGVAVSPVVPPQHAMIRTSFMSTHTTEDLDLVLSSFKKFGVELGIIPR, from the coding sequence ATGGCGCATTTGCGAGCGCCTTCGGCAAAAGGCGAAGGCATTTTAGAAAAATGCAAAACCTACAATGCCCCGGATCAAGCAAAAGAACTTGGCATCTATCCTTACTTCAGAGCGATCGAAGATACTTCTGGATCGCGAGTTGTCATCGAAGGAAAAAACGCCGTCACCGTTTCCACGAATAACTATCTGGGTCTGGCCAACGACAAGCGCGTGATAGAAGCCGCAAAGGCAGCGCTGGATCGCTTCGGCGCCGGTTGCACCGGAAGCCGCTTTCTCAACGGAACGCTCAGCCTGCACAAGATTCTGGAAAAAGAACTCGCTGAATTCCTGCACCGCGAAGACGCCATCGTCATGTCCACCGGTTTTCAAGCCAATCAGGGCACCATCAGTTGTCTACTCGGTCGCAAGGACATTGCTTTTTCAGACCGCGAAAACCACGCGAGTATTTACGAAGGTTGCGCCGTCTCCCCGGGAAAAACGGTTCGCTATCAACACAACGACATGCACCACCTCGAATACTATTTGAAAAAGTATCGCGACGTGCCCGGCAAGATGATCATCACCGATACGGTTTTCAGCATGAGCGGCGACATCGCCAATCTGCCGAGCATTGTGAAGCTGGCGCGCGATTACGGCGCCATCGTCCTCGCCGATGAAGCGCATGGTTTGGGCGTTCTAGGCGAAGCGGGACGCGGCGTCACCAATTATTACAATCTCGAAAAAGAGATCGACCTGTACGTGGGAACCTTCTCGAAAAGTCTGGGTTCCATCGGCGGCTTCATCTCCGCCAGTTCCAAAGTCGCCGAATACATCCGTCACAAAGCCTCGGCCTTTATTTTTACCGCCGCACTACCACCTGCCTCCGTAGCAGGCGTCACTGCCGCCCTCGATATCATGCAAAAAGAGCCGGAACGCCTGACTCAACTGGGGGAGAACACCTCCTATGTTAAAAAAGGATTTTTTGATATGGGATTCCAGATCAACAACAATCCCGTTCCCATCGTTCCCATTAAAATCGGAGACGAAGCGCTCACTTTGTATTTAAACCAATTACTGTTTGAAGATGGCGTCTTTGCAGGAGTCGCGGTGTCCCCGGTTGTGCCCCCACAGCACGCCATGATTCGAACCAGTTTCATGTCCACCCACACAACTGAAGATTTGGATCTGGTCTTGTCCTCTTTCAAAAAATTTGGCGTGGAGTTGGGCATCATTCCTCGCTGA
- a CDS encoding type II secretion system protein, translated as MLKRHFKNERGFTLVESLVTLSIIGVLVTIALSQFSSHKIRALDVSARADLQSLWLTCKLYWHDKGALSNCSQSVVAVASYGYRTSPGVIVSGSGTQAVFSASASHEESPNSLSIDAQGLVL; from the coding sequence ATGCTCAAGCGTCATTTTAAAAACGAACGTGGCTTTACTCTGGTAGAATCGCTGGTCACATTGTCCATCATTGGCGTGTTGGTTACAATTGCATTGTCGCAATTTTCAAGCCATAAAATCCGCGCCCTCGATGTTTCCGCCAGGGCCGATTTGCAAAGCCTTTGGCTGACTTGTAAGTTATACTGGCACGACAAAGGAGCGCTCTCCAATTGTTCCCAGTCCGTCGTCGCCGTCGCCTCTTACGGTTATCGAACGTCTCCGGGAGTGATTGTTTCCGGGAGCGGAACACAGGCGGTTTTTTCCGCCTCCGCATCGCATGAAGAAAGTCCCAACAGCCTTTCCATCGACGCACAGGGTCTGGTTCTTTAA